A genomic segment from Carassius auratus strain Wakin chromosome 25, ASM336829v1, whole genome shotgun sequence encodes:
- the LOC113043486 gene encoding eukaryotic translation initiation factor 3 subunit J-A isoform X2, translating into MADADDWDADSFDPEEPIKKAAVHDKWEGEDEDDDVKDNWDDDEEEEKEEEKKSEAKPTEKKKLSEKIKEKENLQRKKQEELLKQLEESEDSTELTPEEELAEKLRVKKLQEDSDLELAKEAFGVVSNNVTGIDAMSPSTKEDFTEFERLLKEKISSYEKSIHYSSFLETLFRDLCLSLEVEDFKKISTSLTVLLSEKQRQEKANKGKKKKKGVLPGGGLKATKRDDLADYGEFDGGYAQDYEDFM; encoded by the exons ATGGCGGACGCCGATGACTGGG ATGCTGATAGTTTCGACCCCGAGGAGCCCATCAAAAAGGCGGCAGTTCATGACAAATGGGAGGGCGAGGATGAAGACGACGACGTCAAA GATAATtgggatgatgatgaagaggaagaaaaggaggaggaaaaGAAATCAG AGGCCAAACCTACAGAAAAGAAGAAACTcagcgagaaaataaaagaaaaggaaaatttacaaagaaaaaaacaagaggaGCTCCTTAAACAA TTAGAGGAGTCGGAAGACAGCACAGAACTCACACCAGAAGAAGAGCTGGCAGAAAAACTTCGAGTAAAAAAACTACAGGAGGATTCAGACTTGGAACTAGCAAAAGAAGCATTCG GTGTAGTATCAAATAATGTTACAGGAATTGATGCCATGAGTCCCTCTACAAAAGAAGACTTCACAGAGTTTGAGCGGTTGCTAAAAGAAAAGATTTCTTCTTATGAGAAGTCAATACACTATTCCAGCTTTTTAGAGACACTGTTTAGGGACCTGTGTCTTTCAT TGGAAGTTGAGGACTTTAAGAAAATTAGCACCTCGCTAACAGTGTTACTGAGTGAAAAGCAGAGGCAAGAAAAG GCAAACaaaggtaaaaagaaaaagaagggagTTTTACCCGGAGGAGGTTTAAAAGCCACAAAGAGAGATGATCTGGCGGACTACGGGGAGTTCGACGGCGGTTATGCACAAGACTACGAGGATTTCATGTGA
- the LOC113043484 gene encoding amyloid-beta A4 precursor protein-binding family A member 2-like isoform X1: MKPVMALRRRPGTRAIVSELNPSASSTAAEGSEKLSGDGVDPVPEELGQEKLDIKPPSPVPARYCLSDGSEDDSIQGQSHLQQDSMEEDSLSEYDNVVSGEEEEEEEEEEHDYGEDEELQTEADRMTYYVHCCPEDESYMEGMDCHEGADGAESPGTSRDVQESLKPVEAWEHSEGFYKVLQQDATTTVYKRPEPITETTFVQAPMAEDEEDEEETEEEAEEEDSEEEDNVVVFHYKGKEVELNNNEIPRNGTDDFPRDARSRPQESNSAKVGQEIDAVTNYRRNQDIAKNPRDVPPGSSCPHRDRIERVREECASDCPKDCDVPVVRESRGNSRQSFRYRGHQSERVHKRDSAYQDGSGVSNKAKFADPEDRGIWKKRHLLKYSREDDRDGDGKLAHEQSKSPGDSKNRGQEHRVCSHKPKGGKERKGIGDVEEEQIENEVKTKLRIAPNSSGSNKGAPDPTNNVKEAPNYSRTSSTSSDRRNSQSRAHVNTPVQSPDKQLHKDLAKPVETEKTRPNQEQVYPSSSEESSTGPPSGQKRPQAQRNPSFPSFVDIPGPCEPEDLINGIIFAANYLGSTQLLSDRNPSKSVRMKQAQEAVDCVKSTEGEAQSSTEIDLFISTKAIKVLNADTQETLMDSALRTISYIADIGEVVVLMARRRLSNASSLDCTDPGLGTESRKQYRMMCYVFESEDAQLIAQSIGQAFSMAYQEFLRANGINPKDLSQKDYSDILSTQEMYNDDLIHFSNSENCKEVLLEKQKGEVLGVVIVESGWGSILPTVILACMLNNGPAARSGRLNVGDQLMAVNDTSLVGLPLATCQGIIKGLKNHVQVKLSVVSCPPVTTVLIKRPDLQYQLGFSVQNGIICSLMRGGIAERGGVRVGHRIIEINGQSVVAMAHEKIVHALSVSVGEIKMKTMPAVMFRLLTGQETPVYI; the protein is encoded by the exons ATGAAGCCTGTCATGGCTCTCAGGAGAAGACCGGGGACCAGAGCCATTGTTTCAGAGCTCAACCCGTCAGCCTCTAGCACTGCGGCTGAGGGAAGTGAAAAGCTCTCTGGAGATGGAGTTGATCCGGTTCCTGAAGAACTTGGACAAGAAAAACTAGACATCAAACCACCCTCTCCTGTGCCAGCTAGGTACTGTCTAAGTGATGGGTCTGAGGATGACTCTATCCAAGGCCAAAGCCATCTTCAGCAGGACAGCATGGAGGAAGACTCACTGTCCGAGTATGATAATGTTGTATCtggtgaagaagaagaagaagaagaagaagaggaacaTGATTACGGGGAAGATGAGGAACTGCAAACCGAAGCAGACAGGATGACCTACTATGTCCACTGTTGTCCTGAAGATGAAAGTTACATGGAAGGAATGGACTGCCATGAAGGTGCGGATGGTGCTGAGAGTCCTGGCACGTCTCGGGATGTCCAGGAGAGCCTTAAACCGGTGGAGGCTTGGGAACACTCGGAAGGCTTTTACAAGGTTCTGCAGCAAGACGCAACAACAACGGTCTACAAGCGTCCAGAGCCTATCACGGAGACAACCTTCGTACAAGCCCCTATGGCTGAGGACGAGGAGGATGAAGAAGAGACAGAGGAAGAGGCAGAAGAAGAGGACAGTGAAGAAGAagacaatgttgttgtttttcactaCAAAGGGAAAGAAGTGGAGTTGAACAACAATGAGATCCCAAGGAACGGTACTGACGACTTTCCCAGAGATGCCAGGAGTCGTCCTCAAGAGTCCAATTCTGCTAAAGTGGGGCAAGAAATTGATGCAGTTACCAACTATAGAAGAAATCAAGACATCGCCAAAAACCCAAGGGATGTCCCTCCAGGGTCAAGTTGTCCTCATAGGGATCGAATAGAAAGGGTTCGGGAAGAGTGTGCTAGCGACTGTCCAAAAGATTGTGATGTCCCTGTGGTCAGAGAAAGTAGAGGAAACTCTAGACAAAGTTTCAGATATAGAGGACATCAGTCGGAGAGAGTACACAAAAGAGACAGTGCTTACCAGGACGGGAGCGGGGTCAGCAATAAAGCTAAATTCGCAGATCCAGAGGATAGAGGCATTtggaaaaaaagacatttgctAAAATACTCCAGAGAGGACGACAGGGACGGAGATGGGAAACTTGCACACGAGCAAAGTAAAAGTCCTGGTGACAGCAAAAATAGAGGGCAGGAACATCGCGTTTGTAGTCACAAACCAAAGggtggaaaagagagaaagggcATTGGGGATGTTGAGGAAGAGCAGATTGAGAACGAAGTCAAGACCAAACTCAGAATTGCTCCAAACAGCTCAGGGAGTAACAAAGGTGCTCCTGATCCGACCAATAATGTGAAAGAGGCTCCTAACTATTCCAGGACCTCTTCAACATCATCAGACAGGAGAAACAGCCAATCCAGAGCCCATGTTAATACACCTGTACAGTCCCCAGACAAACAGCTACATAAAGACTTGGCCAAACCTGTTGAAACGGAGAAGACAAGGCCTAATCAAGAACAG GTTTATCCGAGTAGTTCAGAGGAAAGTAGTACAGGGCCACCATCCGGACAAAAGAGACCG CAGGCCCAGAGAAATCCCTCTTTCCCAAGCTTTGTGGATA tCCCTGGTCCCTGTGAGCCAGAAGATCTCATCAATGGTATCATCTTTGCCGCAAACTACCTTGGCTCTACCCAACTGCTCTCCGACAGAAACCCATCCAAAAGCGTTCGCATGAAGCAAGCGCAGGAAGCTGTGGACTGCGTTAAG TCTACAGAGGGTGAAGCTCAGAGTTCAACAGAGATCGACTTGTTCATCTCAACCAAGGCCATCAAGGTGCTCAATGCTGACACACAG GAGACGCTGATGGATAGCGCCCTGCGCACCATCTCATACATCGCAGACATCGGTGAGGTGGTGGTCCTGATGGCTCGCAGGCGTCTGTCCAACGCCTCCTCGCTCGACTGCACAGATCCAGGGCTCGGCACAGAAAGCCGGAAGCAGTACCGCATGATGTGCTACGTCTTTGAGTCAGAGGAT GCCCAGCTCATCGCACAGTCCATCGGTCAGGCGTTCAGCATGGCCTACCAAGAGTTCCTCCGAGCCAATGGGATCAATCCCAAGGACCTCAGCCAGAAAGACTACAGCGATATCCTGAGCACGCAGGAGATGTATAATGACGACCTCATCCATTTCTCCAACTCTGAAAACTGTAAAGAG GTTCTGCTAGAGAAGCAGAAGGGCGAGGTGCTGGGTGTGGTGATCGTGGAGTCGGGCTGGGGCTCCATCCTGCCCACCGTCATCCTGGCCTGCATGCTGAACAACGGCCCTGCCGCCCGCTCCGGCAGACTCAATGTGGGCGACCAGCTCATGGCGGTCAACGACACCAGTCTGGTGGGCCTGCCGCTCGCCACCTGTCAGGGCATCATCAAG GGCCTGAAGAACCACGTTCAGGTGAAACTAAGTGTCGTGAGCTGCCCACCTGTTACCACTGTCCTCATAAAGAGACCCGACCTGCAATACCAGCTGGGCTTCAGCGTTCAGAACGGCATA ATCTGTAGTCTGATGCGTGGAGGTATTGCGGAGCGGGGCGGAGTGCGAGTCGGACACAGAATAATTGAGATAAACGGACAGAGTGTGGTGGCGATGGCGCATGAGAAAATCGTCCACGCCCTTTCAGTATCTGTAGGAGAG attaaaatgaaaactatgcCTGCCGTCATGTTCAGGTTGTTAACTGGTCAAGAGACTCCGGTGTACATATGA
- the LOC113043484 gene encoding amyloid-beta A4 precursor protein-binding family A member 2-like isoform X2, translating to MKPVMALRRRPGTRAIVSELNPSASSTAAEGSEKLSGDGVDPVPEELGQEKLDIKPPSPVPARYCLSDGSEDDSIQGQSHLQQDSMEEDSLSEYDNVVSGEEEEEEEEEEHDYGEDEELQTEADRMTYYVHCCPEDESYMEGMDCHEGADGAESPGTSRDVQESLKPVEAWEHSEGFYKVLQQDATTTVYKRPEPITETTFVQAPMAEDEEDEEETEEEAEEEDSEEEDNVVVFHYKGKEVELNNNEIPRNGTDDFPRDARSRPQESNSAKVGQEIDAVTNYRRNQDIAKNPRDVPPGSSCPHRDRIERVREECASDCPKDCDVPVVRESRGNSRQSFRYRGHQSERVHKRDSAYQDGSGVSNKAKFADPEDRGIWKKRHLLKYSREDDRDGDGKLAHEQSKSPGDSKNRGQEHRVCSHKPKGGKERKGIGDVEEEQIENEVKTKLRIAPNSSGSNKGAPDPTNNVKEAPNYSRTSSTSSDRRNSQSRAHVNTPVQSPDKQLHKDLAKPVETEKTRPNQEQVYPSSSEESSTGPPSGQKRPAQRNPSFPSFVDIPGPCEPEDLINGIIFAANYLGSTQLLSDRNPSKSVRMKQAQEAVDCVKSTEGEAQSSTEIDLFISTKAIKVLNADTQETLMDSALRTISYIADIGEVVVLMARRRLSNASSLDCTDPGLGTESRKQYRMMCYVFESEDAQLIAQSIGQAFSMAYQEFLRANGINPKDLSQKDYSDILSTQEMYNDDLIHFSNSENCKEVLLEKQKGEVLGVVIVESGWGSILPTVILACMLNNGPAARSGRLNVGDQLMAVNDTSLVGLPLATCQGIIKGLKNHVQVKLSVVSCPPVTTVLIKRPDLQYQLGFSVQNGIICSLMRGGIAERGGVRVGHRIIEINGQSVVAMAHEKIVHALSVSVGEIKMKTMPAVMFRLLTGQETPVYI from the exons ATGAAGCCTGTCATGGCTCTCAGGAGAAGACCGGGGACCAGAGCCATTGTTTCAGAGCTCAACCCGTCAGCCTCTAGCACTGCGGCTGAGGGAAGTGAAAAGCTCTCTGGAGATGGAGTTGATCCGGTTCCTGAAGAACTTGGACAAGAAAAACTAGACATCAAACCACCCTCTCCTGTGCCAGCTAGGTACTGTCTAAGTGATGGGTCTGAGGATGACTCTATCCAAGGCCAAAGCCATCTTCAGCAGGACAGCATGGAGGAAGACTCACTGTCCGAGTATGATAATGTTGTATCtggtgaagaagaagaagaagaagaagaagaggaacaTGATTACGGGGAAGATGAGGAACTGCAAACCGAAGCAGACAGGATGACCTACTATGTCCACTGTTGTCCTGAAGATGAAAGTTACATGGAAGGAATGGACTGCCATGAAGGTGCGGATGGTGCTGAGAGTCCTGGCACGTCTCGGGATGTCCAGGAGAGCCTTAAACCGGTGGAGGCTTGGGAACACTCGGAAGGCTTTTACAAGGTTCTGCAGCAAGACGCAACAACAACGGTCTACAAGCGTCCAGAGCCTATCACGGAGACAACCTTCGTACAAGCCCCTATGGCTGAGGACGAGGAGGATGAAGAAGAGACAGAGGAAGAGGCAGAAGAAGAGGACAGTGAAGAAGAagacaatgttgttgtttttcactaCAAAGGGAAAGAAGTGGAGTTGAACAACAATGAGATCCCAAGGAACGGTACTGACGACTTTCCCAGAGATGCCAGGAGTCGTCCTCAAGAGTCCAATTCTGCTAAAGTGGGGCAAGAAATTGATGCAGTTACCAACTATAGAAGAAATCAAGACATCGCCAAAAACCCAAGGGATGTCCCTCCAGGGTCAAGTTGTCCTCATAGGGATCGAATAGAAAGGGTTCGGGAAGAGTGTGCTAGCGACTGTCCAAAAGATTGTGATGTCCCTGTGGTCAGAGAAAGTAGAGGAAACTCTAGACAAAGTTTCAGATATAGAGGACATCAGTCGGAGAGAGTACACAAAAGAGACAGTGCTTACCAGGACGGGAGCGGGGTCAGCAATAAAGCTAAATTCGCAGATCCAGAGGATAGAGGCATTtggaaaaaaagacatttgctAAAATACTCCAGAGAGGACGACAGGGACGGAGATGGGAAACTTGCACACGAGCAAAGTAAAAGTCCTGGTGACAGCAAAAATAGAGGGCAGGAACATCGCGTTTGTAGTCACAAACCAAAGggtggaaaagagagaaagggcATTGGGGATGTTGAGGAAGAGCAGATTGAGAACGAAGTCAAGACCAAACTCAGAATTGCTCCAAACAGCTCAGGGAGTAACAAAGGTGCTCCTGATCCGACCAATAATGTGAAAGAGGCTCCTAACTATTCCAGGACCTCTTCAACATCATCAGACAGGAGAAACAGCCAATCCAGAGCCCATGTTAATACACCTGTACAGTCCCCAGACAAACAGCTACATAAAGACTTGGCCAAACCTGTTGAAACGGAGAAGACAAGGCCTAATCAAGAACAG GTTTATCCGAGTAGTTCAGAGGAAAGTAGTACAGGGCCACCATCCGGACAAAAGAGACCG GCCCAGAGAAATCCCTCTTTCCCAAGCTTTGTGGATA tCCCTGGTCCCTGTGAGCCAGAAGATCTCATCAATGGTATCATCTTTGCCGCAAACTACCTTGGCTCTACCCAACTGCTCTCCGACAGAAACCCATCCAAAAGCGTTCGCATGAAGCAAGCGCAGGAAGCTGTGGACTGCGTTAAG TCTACAGAGGGTGAAGCTCAGAGTTCAACAGAGATCGACTTGTTCATCTCAACCAAGGCCATCAAGGTGCTCAATGCTGACACACAG GAGACGCTGATGGATAGCGCCCTGCGCACCATCTCATACATCGCAGACATCGGTGAGGTGGTGGTCCTGATGGCTCGCAGGCGTCTGTCCAACGCCTCCTCGCTCGACTGCACAGATCCAGGGCTCGGCACAGAAAGCCGGAAGCAGTACCGCATGATGTGCTACGTCTTTGAGTCAGAGGAT GCCCAGCTCATCGCACAGTCCATCGGTCAGGCGTTCAGCATGGCCTACCAAGAGTTCCTCCGAGCCAATGGGATCAATCCCAAGGACCTCAGCCAGAAAGACTACAGCGATATCCTGAGCACGCAGGAGATGTATAATGACGACCTCATCCATTTCTCCAACTCTGAAAACTGTAAAGAG GTTCTGCTAGAGAAGCAGAAGGGCGAGGTGCTGGGTGTGGTGATCGTGGAGTCGGGCTGGGGCTCCATCCTGCCCACCGTCATCCTGGCCTGCATGCTGAACAACGGCCCTGCCGCCCGCTCCGGCAGACTCAATGTGGGCGACCAGCTCATGGCGGTCAACGACACCAGTCTGGTGGGCCTGCCGCTCGCCACCTGTCAGGGCATCATCAAG GGCCTGAAGAACCACGTTCAGGTGAAACTAAGTGTCGTGAGCTGCCCACCTGTTACCACTGTCCTCATAAAGAGACCCGACCTGCAATACCAGCTGGGCTTCAGCGTTCAGAACGGCATA ATCTGTAGTCTGATGCGTGGAGGTATTGCGGAGCGGGGCGGAGTGCGAGTCGGACACAGAATAATTGAGATAAACGGACAGAGTGTGGTGGCGATGGCGCATGAGAAAATCGTCCACGCCCTTTCAGTATCTGTAGGAGAG attaaaatgaaaactatgcCTGCCGTCATGTTCAGGTTGTTAACTGGTCAAGAGACTCCGGTGTACATATGA
- the LOC113043487 gene encoding mono [ADP-ribose] polymerase PARP16-like isoform X2 — translation MQPSLPSAAVKELVCSCLHRDPVAADLRCSLFVAAVQSYRRDSALRPFPPRYLTGEVKDFEELLKDVDTLPNVRDLVRLGHGDGDHHLALVHWVLSSKSFAVKTLQKEEFARLSQLTQSEGVSAPAPDFLFELQYCDLLNSKFERTRAGRELIYAFHGSRLENFHSIIHNGLHCHLNKTSLFGEGTYLTSDLSMAILYSPHGNGWRESVLGPLISCVALCEIIDHPDVKCQMKKKDSESVDQKRLRARNSEGGEVPEKYFVVTNNELLRVKYLLVYSQRRYRSRAVVF, via the exons ATGCAGCCGTCTCTCCCGTCAGCTGCGGTCAAAGAGCTGGTCTGCTCCTGTCTGCATCGAGACCCTGTAGCGGCGGATCTGCGCTGCAGCCTCTTCGTAGCCGCCGTCCAGAGCTACAGACGCGACTCAGCGCTCAGACCCTTCCCTCCTCGCTACCTTACAGGAGAGGTCAAGGATTTTGAGGAGCTG CTAAAGGATGTGGATACTTTGCCAAACGTGAGAGATCTTGTGCGTCTGGGACATGGTGATGGAGATCATCATCTGGCTCTTGTGCACTGGGTTCTGTCCTCCAAGAGTTTTGCTGTAAAGACCCTGCAGAAAGAGGAG TTTGCCAGACTCAGCCAGCTGACTCAAAGCGAGGGCGTTTCGGCGCCGGCTCCAGACTTCCTCTTCGAACTGCAGTACTGTGATTTGCTCAACTCCAAGTTCGAGCGGACGCGGGCCGGACGAGAGCTCATCTATGCGTTCCACGGCAGCAGACTGGAGAACTTCCACTCCATCATACACAACGGATTACACTGCCATCTCAATAAG ACCTCACTGTTTGGAGAGGGCACATACCTGACCAGTGACCTCAGCATGGCCATCCTTTACAGTCCTCATGGTAACGGATGGAGGGAAAGCGTTCTCGGGCCTTTGATCAGCTGCGTGGCCTTGTGTGAAATCATCGATCATCCTGATGTGAAGTGTCAGATGAAGAAGAAAG ACTCCGAGAGCGTTGACCAAAAGCGTCTGAGGGCCAGGAACAGTGAAGGAGGCGAGGTGCCCGAGAAATACTTTGTGGTGACCAACAACGAGCTTCTGAGAGTGAAGTACCTGCTGGTGTATTCTCAGAGACGCTACCGATCACG tgcCGTTGTCTTCTGA
- the LOC113043486 gene encoding eukaryotic translation initiation factor 3 subunit J-A isoform X1 translates to MADADDWDADSFDPEEPIKKAAVHDKWEGEDEDDDVKDNWDDDEEEEKEEEKKSEAKPTEKKKLSEKIKEKENLQRKKQEELLKQLEESEDSTELTPEEELAEKLRVKKLQEDSDLELAKEAFGKCFCSSMSTFVLIIGPDHSLILLFVGVVSNNVTGIDAMSPSTKEDFTEFERLLKEKISSYEKSIHYSSFLETLFRDLCLSLEVEDFKKISTSLTVLLSEKQRQEKANKGKKKKKGVLPGGGLKATKRDDLADYGEFDGGYAQDYEDFM, encoded by the exons ATGGCGGACGCCGATGACTGGG ATGCTGATAGTTTCGACCCCGAGGAGCCCATCAAAAAGGCGGCAGTTCATGACAAATGGGAGGGCGAGGATGAAGACGACGACGTCAAA GATAATtgggatgatgatgaagaggaagaaaaggaggaggaaaaGAAATCAG AGGCCAAACCTACAGAAAAGAAGAAACTcagcgagaaaataaaagaaaaggaaaatttacaaagaaaaaaacaagaggaGCTCCTTAAACAA TTAGAGGAGTCGGAAGACAGCACAGAACTCACACCAGAAGAAGAGCTGGCAGAAAAACTTCGAGTAAAAAAACTACAGGAGGATTCAGACTTGGAACTAGCAAAAGAAGCATTCGGTAAGTGCTTCTGTTCATCCATGTCCACATTTGTGCTCATTATTGGCCCTGATCATTCACTTATACTCTTATTTGTAGGTGTAGTATCAAATAATGTTACAGGAATTGATGCCATGAGTCCCTCTACAAAAGAAGACTTCACAGAGTTTGAGCGGTTGCTAAAAGAAAAGATTTCTTCTTATGAGAAGTCAATACACTATTCCAGCTTTTTAGAGACACTGTTTAGGGACCTGTGTCTTTCAT TGGAAGTTGAGGACTTTAAGAAAATTAGCACCTCGCTAACAGTGTTACTGAGTGAAAAGCAGAGGCAAGAAAAG GCAAACaaaggtaaaaagaaaaagaagggagTTTTACCCGGAGGAGGTTTAAAAGCCACAAAGAGAGATGATCTGGCGGACTACGGGGAGTTCGACGGCGGTTATGCACAAGACTACGAGGATTTCATGTGA
- the LOC113043891 gene encoding dual oxidase maturation factor 1-like, with translation MQIKAVIRKCDPLKDELREDHLISRTHIFPCCFAAHVASTAIVLACGGKMTFYDGIYPFYPLQRSPFIVDISLLVVILVFSVLAVSFLFILPGIRGKSRLFWMFRITISLFIGTVLVALNFTGDWAEASVKANASYKSFSNAVVSAEVGLHVGLYGINITLKGEPVSQINETIDYNEIFRWSSSVDEQYDDALKRGLPNPILYIAEKFTRNSACGLIYQYRYSGRFASANLWTAFCCWLVANILFLMPVILYAGYMMIATAAFIFFSMASFSTIFNVIPCDFSIGAESLKTDYSHSFWIALATGLLCAVIGLVVVLLDCLFPARMREVFSVGVDNEDEECHTGEGYLNSGFLEGVIYDDDTQTGNVSMSQQITTLTRL, from the exons ATGCAAATCAAAGCTGTTATTAGGAAGTGCGATCCTTTAAAAGATGAGCTCCGAGAGGATCATCTTATTTCCAGGACACATATTTTCCCGTGTTGTTTCGCGGCTCACGTTGCGTCCACAG CTATAGTTCTCGCCTGTGGAGGGAAGATGACTTTCTACGATGGCATTTACCCGTTTTACCCGCTACAAAGGAGCCCGTTCATCGTCGACATCAGTCTGCTGGTCGTGATCCTGGTTTTCTCGGTTCTGGCTGTCAGTTTCCTCTTCATTCTTCCGGGAATACGTGGCAAATCG aGACTGTTCTGGATGTTCAGGATAACCATTAGTTTATTTATTGGAACAGTTTTAGTAG CATTGAATTTTACTGGAGACTGGGCTGAAGCCAGCGTGAAGGCCAACGCCAGCTACAAATCCTTCAGTAATGCTGTGGTGTCTGCTGAGGTGGGACTTCATGTTGGGCTGTATGGCATAAACATCACACTTAAAG GCGAACCAGTATCGCAGATAAATGAGACCATTGACTACAATGAGATCTTCAGGTGGTCGAGCAGCGTAGATGAGCAGTACGATGACGCGCTGAAGCGAGGTCTTCCCAACCCCATCCTTTACATCGCAGAGAAGTTCACTCGCAACAGCGCCTGCGGCCTCATCTACCAGTACAGATACTCAGGCCGCTTCGCCTCAGCCAATCTGTG GACGGCTTTTTGCTGCTGGCTCGTGGCCAATATCCTCTTCTTAATGCCTGTCATCCTCTACGCCGGGTACATGATGATAGCCACGGCCGCTTTCATCTTCTTCTCCATGGCTTCCTTCTCAACTATATTCAATGTGATCCCATGTGACTTCAGTATAGGTGCAGAGTCCTTAAAGACAGATTACAGCCATTCCTTCTGGATCGCTTTGGCTACAG GTTTgctgtgcgctgtgattggtttggTGGTGGTGCTACTGGATTGTCTGTTTCCTGCGAGGATGAGGGAGGTGTTCAGTGTGGGCGTGGACAACGAGGATGAAGAATGCCACACTGGTGAAGGCTACCTCAACTCAGGCTTTCTAGAGGGAGTGATCTATGATGACGACACACAGACGGGAAATGTCTCCATGTCTCAGCAGATCACTACATTAACA AGACTTTGA
- the LOC113043487 gene encoding mono [ADP-ribose] polymerase PARP16-like isoform X1, translated as MQPSLPSAAVKELVCSCLHRDPVAADLRCSLFVAAVQSYRRDSALRPFPPRYLTGEVKDFEELLKDVDTLPNVRDLVRLGHGDGDHHLALVHWVLSSKSFAVKTLQKEEFARLSQLTQSEGVSAPAPDFLFELQYCDLLNSKFERTRAGRELIYAFHGSRLENFHSIIHNGLHCHLNKTSLFGEGTYLTSDLSMAILYSPHGNGWRESVLGPLISCVALCEIIDHPDVKCQMKKKDSESVDQKRLRARNSEGGEVPEKYFVVTNNELLRVKYLLVYSQRRYRSRHAQGTSWLVRHHFAVMMGLYLLLLIFIGAFNSSAFQSFWYRMFR; from the exons ATGCAGCCGTCTCTCCCGTCAGCTGCGGTCAAAGAGCTGGTCTGCTCCTGTCTGCATCGAGACCCTGTAGCGGCGGATCTGCGCTGCAGCCTCTTCGTAGCCGCCGTCCAGAGCTACAGACGCGACTCAGCGCTCAGACCCTTCCCTCCTCGCTACCTTACAGGAGAGGTCAAGGATTTTGAGGAGCTG CTAAAGGATGTGGATACTTTGCCAAACGTGAGAGATCTTGTGCGTCTGGGACATGGTGATGGAGATCATCATCTGGCTCTTGTGCACTGGGTTCTGTCCTCCAAGAGTTTTGCTGTAAAGACCCTGCAGAAAGAGGAG TTTGCCAGACTCAGCCAGCTGACTCAAAGCGAGGGCGTTTCGGCGCCGGCTCCAGACTTCCTCTTCGAACTGCAGTACTGTGATTTGCTCAACTCCAAGTTCGAGCGGACGCGGGCCGGACGAGAGCTCATCTATGCGTTCCACGGCAGCAGACTGGAGAACTTCCACTCCATCATACACAACGGATTACACTGCCATCTCAATAAG ACCTCACTGTTTGGAGAGGGCACATACCTGACCAGTGACCTCAGCATGGCCATCCTTTACAGTCCTCATGGTAACGGATGGAGGGAAAGCGTTCTCGGGCCTTTGATCAGCTGCGTGGCCTTGTGTGAAATCATCGATCATCCTGATGTGAAGTGTCAGATGAAGAAGAAAG ACTCCGAGAGCGTTGACCAAAAGCGTCTGAGGGCCAGGAACAGTGAAGGAGGCGAGGTGCCCGAGAAATACTTTGTGGTGACCAACAACGAGCTTCTGAGAGTGAAGTACCTGCTGGTGTATTCTCAGAGACGCTACCGATCACG ACACGCTCAAGGGACGTCGTGGCTCGTCAGACATCATTTTGCCGTCATGATGGGCCTGTATCTCCTGCTCCTCATATTCATCGGTGCCTTCAACTCGTCTGCTTTTCAGTCGTTCTGGTACAGAATGTTCCGGTGA